A portion of the Glycine max cultivar Williams 82 chromosome 10, Glycine_max_v4.0, whole genome shotgun sequence genome contains these proteins:
- the GT-2B gene encoding trihelix transcription factor (The RefSeq protein has 2 substitutions compared to this genomic sequence): protein MFDGVPDQFHQFITPRTSQPLHLPFPLHASGTPNTTFPSNFDPYNNPSHQLPLQPNNLLHPLHHKDEEKEENTTTVPMNFEIQRDQRQQLPELIDPWTTDEVLTLLRIRSSMESWFPELTWEHVSRRLAELGYKRSAEKCKEKFEEESRYFNNDINYAKNNNNSTSNYRFLSELEQLYHQQGSSGDHLEKMTQPPLQKQGRMDHHALELEEEEGDSRNVIVDASVTKIQSDEALAVEKITKDRKRKRSDRFEMFKGFCESIVHKMMTQQEEMHNKLLEDMMKRDEEKFTREEAWKKQEMEKMNKELEMMAREQAVAGDRQAKIIQILNKFSATTSSPASHTLKKVNTHISQNPNPSQTENPTLSVAQDTLIPSTSSTSTPAPAPPQNPSSCSLNSQNNNHINNNIPVEKNSILNKGSSSNEKDDVGRRWPKDEVLALINLRCTSVNNNNNNEEKEGNNKVPLWERISQGMSELRYKRSAKRCKEKWENINKYFRKTKDITKKRSLDSRTCPYFHQLSSLYNQGKLVLQSESHLNNTPPDQNPEQVKPDQTTQAHESSSQVGSGSGFSVQQQQVPSLDFDQF from the exons ATGTTCGATGGAGTACCAGACCAGTTCCACCAATTCATAACTCCAAGGACCTCACAACCTCTTCACTTACCTTTCCCTCTCCATGCTTCAGGAACCCCCAATACCACCTTCCCTTCCAATTTTGATCCTTATAACAACCCTTCTCATCAATTGCCACTCCAACCCAACAACCTCTTGCACCCATTACACCacaaagatgaagagaaggaagaaaacacAACCACCGTCCCAATGAACTTCGAAATCCAAAGAGATCAAAGGCAACAACTTCCTGAACTAATTGATCCCTGGACTACCGATGAAGTGCTTACCCTCTTGAGGATCAGATCTAGCATGGAAAGTTGGTTCCCAGAACTCACTTGGGAACATGTCTCAAG GAAACTAGCAGAGCTTGGATATAAGAGGAGTGCAGAGAAGTGCAAGGAGAAGTTTGAAGAAGAGAGTAGATatttcaacaacaacatcaattaCGCCAAGAATAACAATAATAGTACCAGCAATTATCGGTTTCTTAGTGAGCTTGAACAACTTTATCACCAACAAGGGAGTAGTGGTGATCATCTTGAAAAGATGACTCAGCCACCACTGCAGAAACAAGGCAGGATGGACCACCATGCATTAGAAttggaagaggaagaaggggaTTCGAGAAACGTTATTGTTGACGCATCGGTGACAAAAATACAAAGCGACGAGGCACTTGCGGTGGAAAAGATCACAAAGGACCGCAAGAGGAAGAGGTCTGATAGGTTTGAGATGTTCAAGGGTTTTTGCGAGAGCATTGTGCACAAGATGATGACTCAGCAAGAAGAGATGCACAACAAGCTCcttgaggacatgatgaagagAGATGAAGAGAAGTTCACCAGAGAGGAAGCTTGGAAGAAGCAagagatggagaagatgaacaAGGAGCTTGAGATGATGGCACGTGAGCAGGCTGTTGCAGGTGATAGACAAGCCAAAATTATCCAAATCCTGAACAAATTCTCAGCCACTACTTCGTCCCCTGCAAGCCACACCCTCAAGAAGGTAAACACCCACATTTCACAAAACCCTAATCCTTCACAAACAGAAAACCCTACTTTAAGTGTTGCACAAGACACACTGATTCCTTCTACTTCTTCTACTTCAACTCCAGCTCCAGCTCCTCCCCAGAACCCTAGTTCTTGTTCTCTAAATAGCCAGaataataatcatattaataataatattccagTAGAGAAAAATTCGATTTTGAATAAGGGGTCCTCATCAAATGAGAAAGACGATGTTGGGAGAAGGTGGCCAAAGGATGAAGTGTTGGCACTCATAAACCTGAGGTGCACCAGtgtgaacaacaacaacaacaatgaggAGAAGGAAGGGAACAACAAGGTCCCTCTGTGGGAGAGAATCTCACAAGGGATGTCGGAGTTGAGATACAAGAGGAGTGCAAAGAGGTGCAAAGAGAAGTGGGAGAACATAAACAAGTACTTCAGGAAAACCAAGGATATTACTAAGAAGAGGTCCCTTGACTCAAGAACTTGTCCCTACTTTCATCAGTTGAGCAGTCTCTACAATCAAGGAAAACTCGTTCTACAATCTGAAAGCCACTTGAATAATACTCCACCTGATCAGAATCCCGAGCAAGTAAAACCAGATCAAACAACACAAGCTCATGAGTCTTCTTCGCAGGTGGGGTCTGGTAGTGGTTTCAGTGTTCAGCAACAGCAGGTACCTTCTTTGGATTTTGATCAGTTTTAA